Part of the Streptomyces sp. WMMC500 genome is shown below.
GCCCACGGCAGCGTCCCCGAACGGTCCTCCATGACCTGCACGCTCGGCCCCTGCCGCCGGTCCGCGGGCTTCTCGTCCTCCTCGTCCCCGGAGAAGACCACACCCGTCAGCGCCAGCACGATGACCGCCGCCGCGACCGCGAACGCCACCGCGCCCGTCGCGATGCCGATGACCGCGTTGCGGCCCGCGCTCACCCCCTCGCGCCGCGCGCGGCCGCGCGCGACCAGGCCGAGCGCCACCGCCGCCGGGCCGAGCAGCACCGAGAGGATCATGCCGTAGACCGTGGGCAGCAGGGTGACGCCGACGATGCCGCACACCATCGCCTTCGTGCCCACACCGGCCGGTCCCCGCCGCGCCCCGGCGGCGGCCGGCGCCGCCGGACTGCTCGCCGCCATGTCCGCTCCCTCCGCTGCCCGTGCGTGCGCACATGCTACGGAGCCGGGGCAGTGCCGTCAGTCCGTTGGCCTACGATATTGCGATGGCCGATCTCGACTCCTTCATCGCCGGTCTGCCGAAGGCAGAGCTCCACGTCCACCATGTCGGCTCCGCTTCCCCCCGCATCGTCGCCGAACTGGCAGCGCGGCACCCGGACTCCGCGGTGCCCGCCGACCCGGACGCGCTCGCCGACTTCTTCACCTTCCGCGACTTCGCCCACTTCATCGAGATCTACCTCTCCGTCGTCGACCTCGTCCGCGACCCCGAAGACGTCCGCCTGCTCACGTACGAGATCGCCCGCGACATGGCCCGGCAGCAGATCCGCTACGCGGAGCTGACCGTCACGCCGTACAGCTCCACGAGCCGCGGCATCCCCGACGGCCCCTTCCTCGACGCCCTCGAAGACGCCCGCCGCAGCGCCGAGGCCGAACTCGGCGTCATGCTGCGCTGGTGCTTCGACATCCCCGGCGAGGCGGGTCTCGCGGCGGCCGAGGAGACCGCGCGGATCGCCGTCGACGTCGGCTGTGAGGGCCTGGTGGCGTTCGGCCTCGGCGGCCCCGAGATAGGGGTGGCGCGCGGGCAGTTCAAGCCGTACTTCGACCGGGCCATCGCGGCCGGGCTGCGCAGCGTGCCGCACGCCGGCGAGACGACCGGGCCGCAGACGGTCTGGGACGCGGTCACGGACCTGCGCGCCGAGCGCATCGGGCACGGCACGAGCGCGGCCCAGGACCCGCGGCTGCTGGCGCACCTCGCGGAGGCGGGGATCCCGCTGGAGGTCTGCCCGACCTCCAACGTCGCCACGAAGGCGGTCCGTTCGCTCGACGAGCACCCGCTGCGGCAGATCACGGAAGCGGGCGTGCTGGTCGCGCTGGGCAGCGACGACCCGCCGATGTTCGGTACGGACCTCAACACGGAGTACGGGGTCGCCGCCCGCCTTCTCGACCTCGACGAGGCCGGGGTCGCGGCGCTGGCGAAGAACTCGGTGACGGCCTCGTTCATGGAGCCGGCCGCGAAGTCGGCGCTGACGGCGGAGATCGACGCGTACCTCGCCGCCTGGCCCGCGGGCGGCGCCCCCAGGGCCGCGACCCCGCCCCCCGCCTCGTGACGCGCACCGCCGCCGTTCTCGCCGTCGCCCACCGCGGCGATCCGTACGTCGTACGCGAGAACACCCTCGGCTCGCTGCGCTCGGCGGTGGCGGCGGGCGCCGACGCGGTCGAGTTCGACGTCCGGCTAACGAGGGACCGCATGCCGGTGCTGCTGCACGACCGCACGCTGCAGCGGCTGTGGGGACAGGAAGCGGTTCTGTCGTCGCTGACGTACGCCGAGGTCCAGGAGCGCTCCGAGGGCGGCATCCCGACGCTCCGCGAGGCGCTGAAGGTCATGGCGGAGAGCCCGGGCGTGCGCTCGTTCATCGACCTTCCGGACCCGGCCGCCGCCGAGCCCACCATCGCGGAGGTGCTGGACAGCGACGCGGCGGATCGCACGTACTACTGCGGCGGCACCGCCGCCCTGCTCACCATCCGCGCCGCGCACCCCCCCGCCGAGATAGCCCTCACCTGCTCCTCCCCCGTGCCGTTCCGCGCGGGCCTGCTGCGGCGGCTGCGCCCGCAGTGGCTCAACTACCGCTTCGGCCTCCTCGACGAGGCCACGGTCCGCGAGGACCACGAGGCGGGCTACCGGGTGTCGTGCTGGACGGTCGACTGGCCCCGCAACTGGCGCCGCCTGACGGCGCTGGGCGTGGACGCCATCACCAGCAACCGCATCCGGGGCCTGCGCCGCCACCTGGACTCCTGAGGGGGCCACCGCAACGGCGGGTGCCGCGTGGCGGGGGCTCGACTCCCCCGCCACGCGGCTTTCTCTCCCGCTCCGTACGCCGGCTGTCCGGGACGGCGTACGGGCCTCAGCGACCGGCGTCCGCCGGCACCGGGGTCTCGTCGCGCCCGGCGGGCGCCGGGTCGGCCGCGGGCTGCGGCTCGGTCCCGGACTCGGCCCCGGGCCCGGTCTCCGGCTCCGGCTCCGCCGCGCCCGCCGCCGGGACGCGGCGCAGCAGGGTCACCGACAGGACCGCCGCCGCGAGCGCCAGGCCCGCCGCCAGCGCCGCCGCCACGTTGAGGCCGCTCGCGAACGCCGCCTTCGCCGGCGCCAGCACCGCCTCGCCCAGCGCCGCCGGCAGGTTCTCGGCCGCGCTCAGCGCGCCCGGCAGGGTCTCGCGGGCGGCGGCGTCCGCGCCGTCCGGTACCCCGGCGGGAACCGCGTCCGCCATCTCGCCGCGGTAGACGGCGGTGCCGACGCTGCCCAGCAGGGCGATGCCGAGGGCCACGCCGAGGTCGCTCGCCGTGCTGTTGACCGCGGACGCGGCGCCCGCCTTCTCCGGCGGGGCGGAGCCGATGACGAGGTTGGTGGCCAGGGCCATCACCGGCGCGATGCCCGGGTAGAGCAGGTAGAACCCGGTGATCAGCATCGGCAGGCCGCCCACGCTGTCGACCTGGGTGAGGACCACGTAGCCCGCCGCCGACAGCACGCTGCCCGCCGCCACGACGTACCCCGGGCGGACCCGGCGGGCGATCACCGGCGACAGCATCGAGACGATCACCAGCATCACCGCCGCCGGCAGGATCCACAGCCCCGCCTCCAGCGGTGTCAGCCCCTCGACGAGCTGCAGGTACTGCGTGAAGAGCAGGTACACGCCGCCGAGGGCGACCGCGCTGAGGAGGAAGACGGCCAGCGCGCCGCTGAAGGTGCGGTCGCCGAAGAGCCGCATGTCGAGCAGGGGGTTGTCCAGCCGCAGTTGCCGCCGTACGAAGACGGTCGAGAGCAGGACGCCGAGCACGAGGGCGACGATCGCCTCGGCGTTCACGCCGTGCGCGGCCATCTCCTTCACCCCGTACACGACGGGCAGGACCGTGACCATCGACAGCGCCACGCTCGGCAGGTCGAGCCGCCCCGGCTGCGGCGCCCGGTACTCGGGCACCAGGAACGGCGCCGCGAGCAGCACCAGCGCCATCACCGGCGCGCCCGCGAGCAGGGCGGCGCCCCACCAGAAGTTCTCCAGCAGCAGCCCGCCGACGAGTGGGCCGACGGCCACGCCGACGGACACGGACGCCGCCCACAGGCCGATGGCGGTGGCGCGCTGCTTGGCGTCCTGGAACATGTTGCTGATGAGCGACAGCGTCGACGGCATCACCGCCGCCGCGCCCAGGCCCATCACCGCGCGCGCCCCGATCAGCGCCTCCGCGTTCGGCGCGAACGCGGCCGCCGCCGACGCCGCGCCGAACGCCACGGCGCCGAAGAGCAGGATGCGGCGGCGGCCGATGCGGTCGCCGAGGGTGCCCATGGCGACGAGCAGGCCGGCCATCATGAAGCCGTAGATGTCGTTGATCCACAGCAGTTGGCCGCTGCTGGGTTCGAGGTCGGCGGCGATGTCGGGGGTGGCGAGGAACAGCACGGTCATCGTGACGAACAGCAGGATCGTCGGCGCGAGCAGCACCGCGAGGCCGAGCCACTGCCTGGGGCCGGCGCGCAGCGCGGGGGCCTCCGGGGCGATTGCGGACATGGTTCTTCTCGTTTCGGGGTTCGGGGACGGTCGGGATCAGAAGGGGTACGGGGTGTGGGCGCGGACCGTGCGCAGGGCGCGGGCCCACCAGATGAGTTCGTCGAGCGCGTGGTCGGGGCAGTCGGTCTCGTGGACGGTCAGCGCGTGCGCCTCGGCGAGGTCGGCGCGCAGGGTGCGCAGGGCGCCTGCGCTCTGCTCTCCCGCGCGTACGTGCAGCGCCACCGGCCGCGCCTTGAACGCCTCGGCGCACCACACCAGCGCGCGCTGCAGCGGCCCGGCGGGGTGCGGCTGTCCGGCGGGGTGCGGCTGTCCGGCGGGGTGCGGCTGTCCGGCGGGGTGCGGCTGTCCGGCGGGGTGCAGGTGCGCGGCGGCCGGGGCGACGACGACGAACCCGTCGGCGGCGTCCAGCCACGGCCGCAGCTCCCGGACGGCGGGCGGCTCCGGCGCCTCGCCGGGCAGCACGCCGGGGCACGGCTCCGGCAGGCACGCCGCCGCGAGGTCGATGAGGTCGACCTCCAGCCGGGCCCGCCGCCCCGCGAGCCCGGCGAGCCGCCGGGCCTCGGCGCCGGCCGCCCGGCCGGGCACGAGACCGCCGAGGACCGTCAGGCGCAGCGTGACGTCCGTACTCATCCGGGGCCTCCTCCCGCTCGCGGTGACGACGGGAACCACGCTCCGGCAGAGCTCTCCAGGTCTCCTTCGGATCCGCTTCAGGTCCGCTGCGGGTACGGGCCGGACGAGCGCCGCCGGGCGGTGTCGGCGGGCTGGGTTACCGTGAACGCATGCGCTTCGGGGTGCTCGGTCCGCTGGCGGTGTGGACGGCCGGCGGCCAGGCGGTCCGCGTGCCGGAGGTGAAGGTCCGCAGCCTCCTGGCCGACCTGCTGATCCACGCCGGCCGTGCCGTGCCCGCCGACCGGCTCGTGGACGACCTGTGGGGTGACGCCCCGCCCGCCAACCCGGCCGGGGCCCTGCAGACCCGCGTCTCCCAACTGCGCCGCGCGCTGGAGGACGCCGAGCCCGGCGCCCGCGCGCTCGTCGTCTCCCGCCCGCCCGGCTACCTGCTGGACGTCGACCCCGAGGCCACCGACACCGGCCGGTTCACGGCCCTGACCGCCGCCGCCCGCCGCGCCGACGGCCCGCGGGCGCGCGCGGCGCTGCTCGCCGACGCGCTCGCGCTGTGGCGGGGCGAGGTGCTGGCGGACTTCGCGGACGAGGAGTTCGCGCGGGCGGAGATCGCCAGGCTCGACGAGCTGCGGCTGACGGCGCTCGAAGAGCAGGCGGAGGCCCGGCTCGACCTCGGCGAGCACGCGCTGCTGGCCGACGAGCTGGGTGACCTCGTCGGCCGCCACCCGCTGCGCGAGCGGCTGCGCGCCGCCCAGTTGCGCGCGCTGTACCGCGCGGGGCGGCAGAGCGAGGCGCTGGCGAGCTACGGCACGCTGCGCGTGCAGCTCGCGGAGGAGCTGGGCCTGGATCCCGGCCCCGAGTTGGTCGCGCTGCACCAGTCGATCCTGGAGCAGGACCCGGCGCTCGGCGCGCCGGAGCGGGAGCAGACGGCGGTCCGGGGCAACCTGCCGGCGCCGCACGGCGAGCTCATCGGCCGCGACGAGTCGGTGACGGCGGTGCGGGCGCTGCTGGCGACGGCCCGGCTGGTGACGCTGACCGGCCCGGGCGGGGTGGGCAAGACCCGGCTGGCGCTGGAGACGGCCCGGGGGCTGCCGGGGTCGTTCCCGGACGGGGTGTGGCTGGTGGAGCTGTCGGCGCTGGCGCCGCCGCGGCCCACGGCGGCGGCTCCCCCCGGGGACACGGCCGCCGCCCCGGACGCCGACGAGGCGGCGGAGGTCGTGGCCGCGGCGCTGGGCGTACGGGACGAGACCGCCGGCGGCGGCGTGCTGACCGGCGCCGGGGGCGCGGCCCCGGCGGAGCGGCTGGCCGACGCGCTGCGGACGAAGCGGACGCTGCTGGTGCTCGACAACTGCGAGCACGTCGTGGACGCCGTCGCGGCGCTCTGCGCCCGGCTCCTGGCCGCGGCGCCCGGCGTGCACGTCCTGGCCACGGGGCAGGAGCCGCTGGGCGTCGGCGGCGAACACCTGTGGCCGGTGGCCCCGTTGGACCTCCCGCCGCCGGAGGTGGCGACACGTCCGACGGCGCCGCCGACCGCACCCCGGACCGCGGCCCCCACGCCGGACCCGACCACCACCGCCGCCGCACACGGCACCGCGGACCGGGCCGCCTCCCCGGCGGGCGCGGACGGCGCCGCTCACCCGGCCGCCGACCCCGGCCTCGCCGCCCTCCGCGCCTCCGGCGCCGTACGCCTCTTCGCCGAGCGGGCGGCGGCCGTCGCCCCCGGCTTCGCCGTCGACGCGGCCAACGCCGCCGCCGTCGCGACCGTCTGCCGCCGGCTCGACGGCATCCCCCTCGCCCTGGAGCTGGCCGCCACCCGCGTACGGGCCCTCGGGGTGCACGAGCTGGCCGCCCGCCTCGACGACCGCTTCCGGCTGCTGTCCGCGGGCCCGCGCGACGCGCCCGCCCGGCAGCGCACCCTGCGCGCGATGCTCGACTGGAGCTGGGAGCTGCTGACCGGCCCCGAGCAGGCCGTGCTCCGTCGTCTCTCCCTGCACGCGGACGGCTGCACGGTGCATGCCGCCGAGGCGGTCTGCGCGGGCGACGGCATCGCCGAGGACGACGTGCTCGACCTCCTCGCCCGCCTCGTCGACCGCTCCCTGGTCATGACCGCCCCGGGCGACGGCGTGACCCCCGCGCGCTACCACCTGCTGGAGTCCGTCGCCGCCTACGGCCACGAACGGCTCTGCGAGGCCGGCGAGTTCACCTCCGTACGGCGCCGCCACACCGCGTACTACGCGGCCCTCGCCGCCGAGGCCGAGCCCCAGTTGCGCGGCCCGGCCCAGCGCCAGTGGCTGCTGCGCCTGGACGCCGAGTCCGCCAACATGCGCGCGGCGCTGGAGGACGCGGTGGCCACCGGCGCCGCGGCCACGGCGCTGGGCCTGGCCGGCGACCTGGCGTGGTACTGGGTGCTGCGCGGCCGGCTCGGCGAGGGCCGCCGCTTCCTCACCACGGCCCTGGCGACTCCCCCGGCACCCCCGGAACCGCGGACCCCCGGGACGGACCCCGCGCCGGAACCGGCCGCGGCGCCCGCCGAACCCGCCGCGGCCCGCCCCGACACCAGCGCCGACGCCCTCACCGCGGCGCGCACCGCCGCCCTCACCTGGCGCGCCGCCATGACCCTCCGCCTCGGCGAGACCCTCGCCCCCGACGCCCTGCCCGCCGTCCGCCCGCCGCCGCCCACCACCCTCCCCGAACTGGCCGCCGGCGCCCGCGCGGACGCCTTCCTCGGCCTCACCCGCCTCGGCCTCGGCCCGCTGCCCGGCGGCGACGACCCGCTGACCCGCGCCGAGGAGGTGTTCCGCGCGCTCGGCGACCAGTGGGGCACCGCCGCGGTGTCGAGCACGCTCGCCCGGCAGGCGGTGCTCCGCGGCGACCTGCCCGCCCTCGCGGAGTACGGCGAGCGCAGCATGGCGCTCTTCGCCGGGCTCGGCGACCGCTGGGGGCAGTTGCACGCGACGTACGCGCTCGGCACGCACGCGGAGATCACCGGCGACTACGCGCAGGCCGCCCGGCTGCACCGCGAGGGCCTGCGGATGGCCGAGGACCTGGGGCTCTGGTCGGAGGTGTCGGACAAGCTGTCCATGCTCGGCCGCGTCGCGCTGCTCACGGGCGAGGTCGCGCAGGCCGACGAACTCCACGGCCGCGCCGCCCGGCTGGCCGCCGAGCAGGGCTACGTGGTGGGCGAGGAGTTCGCGGGCCTCGGCCTGGCGATGGGCGCCCGCAGGCAGGGCCGGCTGGCGGAGGCGGAGGCGCATCTGCGCCGCTGGCTGGAGTGGGACCGCAAGATCGAGTCGGACGTGGGCACCGCGCTGATCCTCGCCGAGCTGGGCTTCGTCGCGGAGCTGGCCGGCGACCCGGAGCGGGCCCGCGCCCACCACCGCGAGGGCCTGGCCTTCGCCCGCCCCACCGGCGACCCCCGGGCCGTCGCCCTGGCCCTGGAGGGCCTGGCCGGCGCCGAGTCCCTGGCCGGCAACGCCACCGGCGCCGCCCGCCTCCTCGGCAGGGCCGCGGCCCTGCGCGCCTCCGCCGGCGCCCCCCTCCCCGAGGCCGAACGCACCGACGCCGACCGCATCACGGCCCGCCTGCGCGCGGAGTTGGGCCCGGAGGGCCTGGCAGCGGAGCTGGCGAAGGGCGAAGCGGCGGACGAGCAGGACCTGACCGGAGACGCCTGAGAGGCCGTACGCCGTAACCGTGCGGCGCGGCGCCGGCCGGGAGCCCGGGTCCGCGCCGGGCGCCCGGGCGATCGGCAGCCGTCCCCGGGTCAGCCTCCTTCGCGCACGGCCCACGGGGAGCCGTAGGCCGTCAGCAGGTCCAGGAACGGCCGCGGCGGCAGCGCTTCCGGGCCCAGGACGCCCGCCCCGCTCCACCGGTCGGTGGCCAGGAGTTCCAGGGCGATCACCGGGTTGAGGCCCGTCTGCCAGACGACCGCCTGGACGCCGTCGAGCGCCATCGTCTCCTCGTTGTCCGCCACGTGGTACAGGTACACCTCCCGCGGCAGGCCGTCCTTCGTCCCCCGTACCCACGTCCCCGCGCACGTCCTGCCGTGCATCCGGTCGCCGAGGGCCGCCGGGTCCGGGAGGCACGCGGCGACCACGTCCCGCGGCGAGACCCGCGCGCCGCCGGCCTCGACGGGCGCGGTGCGGTCCAGGCCCAGCTTGTGCAGGGTCTTCAGGACGTCGATGAACTCCTCGCCCAGCCCGTACTTGAAGGTGACCCGCCGGGCGTCGATCCAGCGCGGCACGAGAAGCACCTCCTCGTGCTCGACGTTGACGCACTCCACCGGCCCGATGCCGGCCGGGAAGTCGAAGACCTCCGGTTCGCTGAAGGGCTCGGTGGTGTGCCAGCCGCGGCCGGCCTCCCAGACCACCGGCGGGTTGAGGCACTCCTCGATCGTCGTCCAGATGGAGAACGAGGGCGCGAAGCCGTAGCCGTCCACGGTGAGGTTCGCGCCGTCGCGCACGCCGATCTCGTCGACGGCGTCGAAGAGTTCGTCGGCGGCGTAGCGGGCGAAGACGTCGGAGAGGCCGGGTTCGACGCCCATGCCGACCAGGGCCAGGCGGCCGGCGGCGGCCCAGCGGTCGGCGGCGGCGAACTGCTCGTCGCCGAGCTTGACGCCGCACTCCTCGTACGGGCGGACGGGGTGCGGGCGGGACAGGGACATCGCCATGTCGACATAGGTGGCGGCGGTCTCGTACGCGGTCTCGAAGAGGGGCATGACGAAGCGCGGGTCGGTGGCGTTGAGGAGCACGTCGCAGCGGTGGGTACGCAGCAGGGCGGCCACCGCCGTACGGTCCGCGGCGTCGACCCGGGCGGCGGTGAACCGGGCGCCGGACGGGCCGGGGTGGGCGGCCCGTACCCACGCCACCGCGGCTTCGGCGCGGGCGACGTCGTAGTCGGCGACGACCATCGACTCGAAGAAGTCGCGACGCGCCGCGATGCGGGTGACCGCCGTGCCGACGCCGCCCGCGCCCACCAGCAAGATGCGCATGTGCTCTCTCCGCCTCTCCGCCGCCGTCAACTGTCGAAGCCCATGCCCAGCCGGTCCAGCGCCCTGAGCCACAGGTTGCGCCGCCCGCCCGCCGCGTCCGCCCGCGCCAGCGACCACCGCGTCAGTCCGATGCCCGCCCACGCCAGCGGCTCCGGCGGGAACGGCAGCGGCTTGCCGCGCACCATCCGCAGCTCGGTGCGCTCCGTGCGCTCGCCCGCGAGCAGGTCGAGCATCACGTCGGCGCCGAAGCGGCTGGCGCCGACGCCGAGGCCGGTGTAGCCGGCGGCGTACGCGACGCGGCCGGCGTGGGCCGTGCCGAAGAAGGCGGCGAAGCGGGAGCAGGTGTCGATGGCGCCGCCCCAGCGATGGGTGAACCGGACGCCGGCGAGCTGCGGGAAGCAGCGGTGGAAGTGGCGGGCGAGCTTCAGGTGGGTCTCGGGGCGCTGGTCGTACTCGGCGCGCACCCTGCCGCCGAAGTGGTGCACGGCGTCGTAGCCGCCCCACAGGATGCGGTGGTCGGCGGTGATGCGGAAGTAGTGGAACCGGTTGGCGCTGTCGGCGAGCCCCTGGCGGTGCTGCCAGCGCACGGCGTCGCGCTGGGCGGCGGTCAGCGGCTCGGTCATGAGCGCGTAGTCGTAGACGGGGGTGAGGTAGGGGCGGACGCGGCGGACGAGGTTCGGGAAGGCGTTGGTGCCGAGCGCGACGTGCGGCGCGCGCACCCGCCCGTACGGGGTGCGCACCTCCATCGCACCGCCCTGCCCCCGCCCGCCCGGGACGCCGGCGGACCGGAACGCCCCGCGCCCGCCGCCGACCCGGCCGGCGGGGGCGAGGGAGAGGCCCGGGGTGTGTTCGTAGATCCGTACGCCCGCCTCCAGGCACGCCCGCCTGAGCCCCCAGGCCAGCCGCGCCGGATGGACCATGGCGACGCCGTCTCGGTCCCACAGCCCCCCGAGGAAGGTCGGCGAGTCGACCTCGGCGCGTACCGCGTCCCGGTCCATCAGCAGCAGCCCCGCGCCGAGCCCGCGGCGCGTCGCCTCCTCGGCGAACTCGCTCAGCTCGTCGAGCTGGTACGGCTCGGTGGCCACGGTGATCTCGCCGGTGCGCCGGAAGTCGCAGTCGATGCCGTAGCGGTCGACGGCGGCGCCGATCGCGTCGAGGTTCTCGGCGCCCAGCCGCTCCAGGGTGCCGACCTCTTCGGGCCAGCGCTCCAGCCCGTTGCCGAGGCCGTGGGTGAGCGACGCGGCGCAGAAGCCGCCGTTGCGGCCGGAGGCGGCCCAGCCGCACTCGGCGGCCTCGATGAGGACGACGTCGCGGCCGGGGCCGCGCTCCTTGGCGCGCAGCGCCGTCCACAGGCCGCTGTAGCCGCCGCCGACGACGAGCAGGTCGGCCTCCTCGGCGCCGGTGAGCGCGGGCAGCGCGGCGGGGCGGTCGGGGTCGTCGAGCCAGTACGGCCGCGGGGCGGCCGACGCCAGGGAGCGTGCGGGGTCCGTCATGCCCGTGCCCTCCGCCGCGCGCCGACGACCTGCCCGGCGACCACCAGTGCCAGCGCGGCCACGAACATCGCCGTGCCGACGACGTTCACCTGCACCGGGATCCCGCGCTGCGACGCGCCCCAGACGTACATCGGGAACGTGACCGTGGCGGGCCCGGCGTTGAACTGCGTGATGACGAAGTCGTCCAGCGAGATCGCGAAGCTGAGCATCGCCCCGGCGGCGATCCCCGGCGCCGCCAGCGGCAGCGTGATCCGCAGGAACGTCTGCAGCGGCCCCGCGTACAGGTCCCGGGCCGCCTCCTCCAGCTTCGGGTCCATGCTCGCCACCCGCGCCTTGACGGCGACGACGACGAAGCTGAGGCAGAACATGATGTGCGCGATGAGGATCGTGGTGACGCCGAACTCGACCCGCATGTTGAGGAACAGGGTGCCCAGCGAGGCGGCCATGACGACCTCGGGCATCGCCATGGGCAGGAAGATCAGCGAGTTGCCCGCGGCCCGGCCGCGGAAGCGGTGGCGGGCGAGCGCGAAGGCGGCGAGGGTGCCGATGACGGTGGCGGCGGCGGTCGCCGCCAGGGCGATCCGCAGGCTGAGGCCGACGGAGTCGCACATGCCGGCGACGCCGCAGGGGTCCCGCCAGGCCTCCGTGGAGAAGGACTGCCAGGTGTAGTTGTAGCGGCCCGCGGGGTCGTTGAAGGAGAAGACGAGCACGACGACGTTGGGCAGCAGCAGGTAGACCAGCGCGAGCGTGCCGGCGATGACGACGAGGTGGCGGCGGATCCAGCGCATCACACCAGCTCCTCGGTGCCGGCCCGGCGGATGTACACCGTCACCATGATCAGGATCGCCGCCATCAGCAGGAACGACATCGCCGCGGCGGTCGGGTAGTCGAGCACGTTGAGGAACTGCTTCTGGATGGCGTTGCCGGCCATCTGCTCCTTCGGCGAGCCGAGGAGCTGGGCGTTGATGTAGTCGCCGGAGGCGGGGATGAACGTCAGCAGCGTGCCCGCGACGACGCCGGGCATCGACAGCGGGAAGGTGACCCGGCGGAAGACGGTCGCCGGGGCGGCGTAGAGGTCCCGGGCGGCCTCGTGCAGGCCCGGGTCGATGCGCTCCAGCGAGGTGTACAGCGGCAGGATCATGAACGGCAGGAAGTTGTACGTCAGTCCGCACACGACCGCCAGCGGGGTGGCGAGCAGCCGGTCGTCCGTGGTCAGCCCCAGGGTCGCGGTGACGTCGAGGACGTGCAGGGTGTCCAGGGCGCCGACGAGCGGGCCGTTGTCGGACAGGATCGTCTTCCACGCCAGCGTGCGGATGAGGAAGCTGGTGAAGAACGGGGCGATGACGAGGACGAGGAGCACGCCCCGCCAGCGCCCGGCGCGGAAGGCGATCATGTACGCGAGCGGGTAGCCGATGGCGAGGCAGAGGACGGTGGCCGCGGCGGCGTAGCCGAAGGAGCGGGCGAAGTGCTCGGCGTACCGGTCGAGCGCGTCGGTGTAGTTGGCCCACCGCCAGGTGACCTCGAAGCCCTCCTCGAAGGAGCCGGACTGCACGGAGGTCGACGCCTGGTAGACCAGCGGCGCGGCGAAGAAGAGGAGGAGCCACAGCGCGGCGGGCAGCAGCAGCCAGTACGGGGTGAGCCGGCGCCGGGCGCGGCGCGGGGGCGGTGGCTCCGGCGGCCGGCCGGGCGCCTCCGGCGGCGCGGCGAGCGCGGTCACAGGGCCTCCTCGCCCGTACCCGCGTCGATATCCTGGTCGCCGTCG
Proteins encoded:
- a CDS encoding adenosine deaminase, whose protein sequence is MADLDSFIAGLPKAELHVHHVGSASPRIVAELAARHPDSAVPADPDALADFFTFRDFAHFIEIYLSVVDLVRDPEDVRLLTYEIARDMARQQIRYAELTVTPYSSTSRGIPDGPFLDALEDARRSAEAELGVMLRWCFDIPGEAGLAAAEETARIAVDVGCEGLVAFGLGGPEIGVARGQFKPYFDRAIAAGLRSVPHAGETTGPQTVWDAVTDLRAERIGHGTSAAQDPRLLAHLAEAGIPLEVCPTSNVATKAVRSLDEHPLRQITEAGVLVALGSDDPPMFGTDLNTEYGVAARLLDLDEAGVAALAKNSVTASFMEPAAKSALTAEIDAYLAAWPAGGAPRAATPPPAS
- a CDS encoding glycerophosphodiester phosphodiesterase — protein: MTRTAAVLAVAHRGDPYVVRENTLGSLRSAVAAGADAVEFDVRLTRDRMPVLLHDRTLQRLWGQEAVLSSLTYAEVQERSEGGIPTLREALKVMAESPGVRSFIDLPDPAAAEPTIAEVLDSDAADRTYYCGGTAALLTIRAAHPPAEIALTCSSPVPFRAGLLRRLRPQWLNYRFGLLDEATVREDHEAGYRVSCWTVDWPRNWRRLTALGVDAITSNRIRGLRRHLDS
- a CDS encoding MFS transporter, producing the protein MSAIAPEAPALRAGPRQWLGLAVLLAPTILLFVTMTVLFLATPDIAADLEPSSGQLLWINDIYGFMMAGLLVAMGTLGDRIGRRRILLFGAVAFGAASAAAAFAPNAEALIGARAVMGLGAAAVMPSTLSLISNMFQDAKQRATAIGLWAASVSVGVAVGPLVGGLLLENFWWGAALLAGAPVMALVLLAAPFLVPEYRAPQPGRLDLPSVALSMVTVLPVVYGVKEMAAHGVNAEAIVALVLGVLLSTVFVRRQLRLDNPLLDMRLFGDRTFSGALAVFLLSAVALGGVYLLFTQYLQLVEGLTPLEAGLWILPAAVMLVIVSMLSPVIARRVRPGYVVAAGSVLSAAGYVVLTQVDSVGGLPMLITGFYLLYPGIAPVMALATNLVIGSAPPEKAGAASAVNSTASDLGVALGIALLGSVGTAVYRGEMADAVPAGVPDGADAAARETLPGALSAAENLPAALGEAVLAPAKAAFASGLNVAAALAAGLALAAAVLSVTLLRRVPAAGAAEPEPETGPGAESGTEPQPAADPAPAGRDETPVPADAGR
- a CDS encoding NAD(P)H-dependent oxidoreductase; this translates as MSTDVTLRLTVLGGLVPGRAAGAEARRLAGLAGRRARLEVDLIDLAAACLPEPCPGVLPGEAPEPPAVRELRPWLDAADGFVVVAPAAAHLHPAGQPHPAGQPHPAGQPHPAGQPHPAGPLQRALVWCAEAFKARPVALHVRAGEQSAGALRTLRADLAEAHALTVHETDCPDHALDELIWWARALRTVRAHTPYPF
- a CDS encoding BTAD domain-containing putative transcriptional regulator produces the protein MRFGVLGPLAVWTAGGQAVRVPEVKVRSLLADLLIHAGRAVPADRLVDDLWGDAPPANPAGALQTRVSQLRRALEDAEPGARALVVSRPPGYLLDVDPEATDTGRFTALTAAARRADGPRARAALLADALALWRGEVLADFADEEFARAEIARLDELRLTALEEQAEARLDLGEHALLADELGDLVGRHPLRERLRAAQLRALYRAGRQSEALASYGTLRVQLAEELGLDPGPELVALHQSILEQDPALGAPEREQTAVRGNLPAPHGELIGRDESVTAVRALLATARLVTLTGPGGVGKTRLALETARGLPGSFPDGVWLVELSALAPPRPTAAAPPGDTAAAPDADEAAEVVAAALGVRDETAGGGVLTGAGGAAPAERLADALRTKRTLLVLDNCEHVVDAVAALCARLLAAAPGVHVLATGQEPLGVGGEHLWPVAPLDLPPPEVATRPTAPPTAPRTAAPTPDPTTTAAAHGTADRAASPAGADGAAHPAADPGLAALRASGAVRLFAERAAAVAPGFAVDAANAAAVATVCRRLDGIPLALELAATRVRALGVHELAARLDDRFRLLSAGPRDAPARQRTLRAMLDWSWELLTGPEQAVLRRLSLHADGCTVHAAEAVCAGDGIAEDDVLDLLARLVDRSLVMTAPGDGVTPARYHLLESVAAYGHERLCEAGEFTSVRRRHTAYYAALAAEAEPQLRGPAQRQWLLRLDAESANMRAALEDAVATGAAATALGLAGDLAWYWVLRGRLGEGRRFLTTALATPPAPPEPRTPGTDPAPEPAAAPAEPAAARPDTSADALTAARTAALTWRAAMTLRLGETLAPDALPAVRPPPPTTLPELAAGARADAFLGLTRLGLGPLPGGDDPLTRAEEVFRALGDQWGTAAVSSTLARQAVLRGDLPALAEYGERSMALFAGLGDRWGQLHATYALGTHAEITGDYAQAARLHREGLRMAEDLGLWSEVSDKLSMLGRVALLTGEVAQADELHGRAARLAAEQGYVVGEEFAGLGLAMGARRQGRLAEAEAHLRRWLEWDRKIESDVGTALILAELGFVAELAGDPERARAHHREGLAFARPTGDPRAVALALEGLAGAESLAGNATGAARLLGRAAALRASAGAPLPEAERTDADRITARLRAELGPEGLAAELAKGEAADEQDLTGDA